In one Ictalurus punctatus breed USDA103 chromosome 19, Coco_2.0, whole genome shotgun sequence genomic region, the following are encoded:
- the mrps33 gene encoding 28S ribosomal protein S33, mitochondrial produces MANLSSYAVRMARLSARIFGDVVRPTDSKSMKVVQLFKEPPMAQKKEVYDWYPQHKIYYSLTQKLRYMGLFRDEHQDFKEEMRRLRKLRGKGKPKKGEGKRAMKKK; encoded by the exons ATGGCGAATTTGTCCAGTTATGCCGTGCGCATGGCTCGCCTCAGCGCCCGCATCTTTGGTGACGTGGTGCGGCCTACAGACTCCAAATCCATGAAGGTGGTGCAGCTGTTCAAAGAGCCTCCTATGGCGCAGAAGAAAGAGGTGTACGACTGGTACCCTCAGCACAAGATCTACTATTCCCTGACCCAGAAACTCCGATACATGGGCCTCTTCAG AGATGAACACCAGGACTTTAAGGAGGAGATGCGGCGTCTCAGGAAGCTACGTGGAAAAGGAAAGCCCAAAaaaggagaaggaaagagagcCATGAAGAAAAAGTAG
- the braf gene encoding serine/threonine-protein kinase B-raf has product MAALSSAESPPAVFNGEPMAHDAEREPGPGLEALSAGFSSVCTACSASAEAEHRHDIPEELWNIKQMIKLTQEHIEALLDKFGGEHNPPSIYLEAYEEYTSKLDALQQREQQLLEAIGNGTEFCSSPTQAPLEFRLGASQSASANPNTLAVLQTPTDATRANPRSPQKPIVRVFLPNKQRTVVPARCGMTVRDSLKKALMMRGLIPECCAVYRIQDGEKKPIGWDTDISWLTGEELHVEVLENVPLTTHNFVRKTFFTLAFCDFCRKLLFQGFRCQTCGYKFHQRCSTEVPLMCVNYDQLDLLLTSKFLVHHPITQEEVSSEGTTPVSEVCPSIPPSDSTGSLCHPTVSPSKSIPIPQSFRPGEEDHRNQFGQRDRSSSAPNVHINTIEPVNIDDLIRDQGLQRSDGGSTTGLSATPPASLPGSLTNVKVPQKSPCQQRERKSSSSSEDRNKMKTLGRRDSSDDWEIPEGQITLGQRIGSGSFGTVYKGKWHGDVAVKMLNVTAPTPQQLQAFKNEVGVLRKTRHVNILLFMGYTTKPQLAIVTQWCEGSSLYHHLHIIETKFEMIKLIDIARQTAQGMDYLHAKSIIHRDLKSNNIFLHEDLTVKIGDFGLATVKSRWSGSHQFEQLSGSILWMAPEVIRLQDKNPYSFQSDVYAFGIVLYELMSGVLPYSNINNRDQIIFMVGRGYLSPDLSKVRSNCPKAMKRLMADCLKKKREERPLFPQILASIELLARSLPKIHRSASEPSLNRAGFQTEDFSLYACASPKTPIQAGGYGEFSAFK; this is encoded by the exons ATGGCGGCGTTGAGCAGCGCCGAGTCCCCACCGGCCGTCTTTAACGGAGAGCCGATGGCGCACGACGCCGAGCGGGAACCGGGGCCGGGATTGGAGGCGCTGAGCGCGGGGTTCAGCTCGGTGTGCACGGCGTGTTCCGCGTCCGCTGAGGCCGAGCATCGCCACGACATTCCCGAGGAG TTATGGAATATCAAACAGATGATTAAGCTGACTCAAGAGCACATAGAGGCACTTCTGGACAAGTTTGGTGGTGAACACAACCCTCCATCCATATACCTGGAG GCTTATGAAGAGTATACCAGTAAACTCGACGCTTTACAGCAGAGGGAGCAGCAGCTGCTGGAGGCCATTGGGAATGGAACAGAATTCTGCTCCTCCCCTACTCAAGCACCGCTGGAGTTCAGGTTGGGGGCGAGCCAGAGCGCCTCTGCAAACCCCAACACCTTGGCAGTGTTGCAGACCCCAACTGACGCCACCCGTGCTAACCCACGTTCACCCCAGAAACCCATCGTCAGAGTCTTTCTGCCCAATAAACAGAGGACAGTG GTTCCAGCACGTTGTGGGATGACCGTAAGGGACTCGTTAAAGAAGGCTCTGATGATGCGGGGTCTGATCCCAGAATGCTGTGCTGTCTACAGGATTCAGGATGG AGAGAAGAAACCCATTGGCTGGGATACAGACATTTCTTGGTTAACTGGGGAGGAGCTTCACGTTGAGGTTTTGGAGAACGTTCCCCTGACAACCCATAATTTT GTGAGGAAGACCTTCTTCACGTTGGCCTTCTGTGATTTCTGCCGGAAGCTGCTTTTCCAGGGCTTCCGCTGTCAGACGTGTGGCTACAAATTCCACCAGCGCTGCAGCACTGAGGTGCCGCTCATGTGTGTCAACTATGACCAACTGGA TTTATTATTGACGTCCAAATTTCTGGTGCATCACCCAATCACCCAGGAGGAGGTGTCGTCAGAGGGCACCACCCCTGTGTCAGAGGTGTGTCCGTCTATCCCACCATCTGACTCCACAGG GTCGCTGTGCCATCCAACCGTGTCCCCGTCCAAATCCATCCCCATCCCACAAAGTTTCCGGCCAGGGGAGGAAGACCACCGTAATCAGTTTGGCCAGAGAGACCGCTCTTCCTCAGCCCCAAACGTCCATATCAACACAATCGAGCCAGTCAACATTGAT GACTTGATTCGTGATCAAGGTTTACAGAGGTCTGATGGAG GCTCTACCACTGGACTCTCGGCCACGCCCCCCGCCTCCCTACCTGGTTCCCTGACCAACGTTAAGGTGCCACAGAAGTCACCGTGCCAACAGCGGGAGCGCAAGTCGTCGTCCTCGTCTGAGGACCGCAATAAAATG AAAACATTGGGCCGACGGGACTCCAGTGATGACTGGGAGATTCCAGAAGGTCAGATCACTCTGGGCCAGCGGATAGGTTCTGGCTCTTTTGGAACTGTCTACAAGGGAAAGTGGCATG GTGATGTGGCAGTCAAGATGTTAAATGTCACTGCTCCCACTCCTCAACAACTACAGGCCTTTAAAAATGAAGTAGGGGTCCTCAG GAAAACTCGGCATGTCAATATCCTGCTCTTCATGGGTTACACCACCAAGCCACAGCTGGCCATCGTGACACAGTGGTGTGAAGGCTCAAGCCTCTACCACCACTTGCACATTATCGAGACCAAGTTTGAGATGATCAAACTAATCGACATCGCCCGCCAGACGGCCCAGGGCATGGA ctaTCTACATGCCAAGTCCATCATTCACAGAGACCTGAAGAGCAACA ATATCTTCTTGCATGAGGATCTGACAGTTAAGATTGGTGATTTCGGTCTGGCTACAGTGAAGTCACGCTGGAGTGGATCACACCAGTTTGAGCAGCTGTCAGGTTCAATCCTGTGGATg GCTCCTGAGGTGATCCGACTGCAGGATAAGAACCCATACAGCTTCCAGTCAGATGTCTACGCTTTCGGTATCGTCCTGTACGAGCTCATGTCTGGGGTGTTGCCTTACTCCAACATCAACAACAGAGACCAG ATCATCTTCATGGTGGGCCGAGGTTACCTCTCCCCTGACCTGAGCAAAGTGCGCAGCAACTGCCCCAAAGCTATGAAGAGACTCATGGCTGACTGCttgaagaagaaaagagaggaacGGCCTCTGTTCCCTCAG ATCCTAGCCTCTATTGAGCTGTTGGCACGCTCACTACCCAAAATCCACCGCAGCGCCTCAGAACCGTCCCTCAACCGTGCTGGCTTCCAGACAGAAGACTTCAGTCTATACGCCTGCGCCTCGCCAAAAACACCTATTCAGGCTGGAGGCTacg GGGAGTTTTCAGCTTTTAAGTAG